DNA from Candidatus Poribacteria bacterium:
CGGTACCTACCATGAATATGATGCCGCCAGCAAAGGCTAAAAACGCGACCCGAATGTTGTTCGTCATTACGAAAGATGCGAATAGATTCCGATTTTCTGTTGAGGTATCGTTCCATGCACCGTCCTCTAATTCTTTGATGTGAGACACGAAGTGTTCAGGGACGAGTTGTTCCGCAAGTTCAGGCGTATTTAGAGCGATCCAGTATGCGGCTGCAAATGAGAGGGTGAACATCAGGAACGCTACGCCGATGAAGTTGAGGTTTTCACGGAATACTTTCGGGAAACCGAAAAAAAGAAACCGACGAAGTGAGCCACGCTTGAAAGGGGCGGTTTGGTAGACTGCGGCGTGTGCGCGGGATGTAAGGGCGTTGAGATAGGAGACGCACGGATCTTGTGGGAAATCACGTCGGGCGACCGCTAAATCGGACGTAACGCGACGGTATAGATACCCAAGCCGATTGAGTTGATTCGTACTCGCACCGCGTGAACGGTTGAGGAGTGCCTCAAGTTCGTCCCAAGATTTCTGTTTTTTGGCAATGAATTCTGTTGCGGTCATGGTTAAATTAAACACTGAATCGTATTGAAAATCAACCTATTTTACAGGGGAAGGTTCCTGACTTTTACACATGAACGAACAGGTATCCGTGGAAACACCGGAACAGATTGATATAGAATTCCAGCAGGCAGGTATCGGTTCTCGTTTCTATGCGGCACTCATTGATACCGCGGTGCTTACGCTGATTTCACTCGTCGGATATTACGTCAACAGGCGGTTTATCTCCGAACTCGGGGATATTGTCGGTAATTGGCTCGGCGCGTTGGGCGGGGTTATCGTTTTCGCGCTGTTCTGGGGTTACTATATGGTGTTCGAGGTTACCACGAATGGTCAGACTCTTGGAAAACGCGTCCTCGGTTTACGTGTTATCAAGGAGGGTGGCTATCCGATCGGTTTTGCTGATGCTGCGATCCGTAATTTGGTGCGAATCGTCGATTTTCTTCCTTTCTTTTATGCCGCGGGTTTACTGTGTATGGTGATAAACAGGAAGTGGCAGCGATTGGGGGACCTCGCGGCGGGGACACTTGTCATTAAAACGGCACGGACAGCGTTAAAACCGACCGGTGCCGGTTCACACGCAGAGAACGCATCTATCAGCATTCCACCCCGAGAATTTATCTACACTGCGTGGATACAACCGGCGTTGGTGACGGAGACAGAGATGGGGGTGATTCGTGAATATCTTGGGCGTCGAGCAACGCTCCCGGGACCCCGTCGATTGGAACTCGCACGCGTCATCGCCAATCCTATCGTTGAAAGGATGGGCGTGCCTGGCTTTATTGGCTACGATAGGTTTTTGGAGGAGGTCTACATGCTACAAACCTACGAAGAACTGAATCATATTGAGACTGATAGTTAAAATTTGCCTAAATATGGGAACTTTGCTAAAATGAGGGTGTTACCGAAAGAATGCTGTCGTATGCAGAAACTGTCTGGATTTTCATAGTAGATTACACCGCAACAGGAGGTAGACTTTATGAAGGTTTTGGGGATATTTCTCTTATCACTGGGGGGCATTGTCGCGTTCAGCGCGATGAGTGAGGCTGTTCGGGAAGACGATTTGGCACTCTACCTTTCCTTTGACGAAGCGAAAGGGGATACAGCCAAAGATAAGTCCAAACATGGAAATGATGGGACCCTTCACAAAGCAAAGCGAGTAAAGGGCAAAATTGGTCAGGCAATCGAGTTGGAGGGTGCACCCGGCGGTTGGGTGGAAGTACCAGATTCCGATTCCTTGGATATCACCGATGAAATCACCTTGATGTGTTGGGTGTATCCGACCGAGTTCACAAATGAGTGGTTCCGGATTATTGTGAAGACGTGGGCAGGCGATACCGCCCCGTGGATGGTCTATGGGTTCTATGAGCAGGGCGGATCTAACGGAAAGACGGGGTTTATTATCTCTGTTAATAAGGGAACGGAGAAGCGGTGCGGCAATGGTCCGAGTCCACAGTTACCGCCGGAAGAGTGGACGCATCTTGCGGCTACCTACGACGGAAGTCAGATGAAACTTTACTATGATGGTGAAATGAAAGTCGAACAGGATGCCAAGGGTAAGATTGATACAAACGATGTTCCTGTGTCGGTAGGTCGAAACAGTGAAGGGAATCGGGAACATTACATTGGACTCATCGATGAGGTCGCAATCTGGAGCGTTGCGCTTGATGAAGACGAAATCAATCAGGCAATGGATCGGGTTTATGCTGTCGAGCCAGAAGGCAAGTTACCCACGAGATGGGGCGCGCTAAAAGGCGGGTATCTGAGAGTGCCTAAATCGTTTACTCCAAGAGGACCGAATTGGCAGTAGGCACAGTCTCCACAACCGAAGTAACCAAAGATGGGCATCGCAAGTGTGATGCCCTCTTTTTTTATGGTGAATTATCAAAATATGTGAACATCTTGTAGGGGTAGGTCTTGTGCCTACCCACAAATCCACTATAATTACTGCCCGAGGCGTTCCAGCATTTTGCGGGCGTTTTGGTTCTGCGGGTCCAAGCGTAGCACTTCTCGGAATTCACGAATAGCCCGATCTTCCTCGCCGAGTTTGTAGTAAGCGGTTCCCAATGCCCCATGCGTTAGCGCATTGTCCGGATTGCGTTGAAGTGCTTTTTGAAAGCAAGAGACGGCTTCATCGTACTCCTGTTTCGACAGCAAAATTATGCCGAGGTGATGCAGAGCACTTTCATCTGAAGGATTCAGTTCAAGGATAATGCGGTATCCGATTGCGGCTCTATCATACATCCTCTTTTGCCAATAAATCTGTGTCAAGTTTCGGTGGAACTCGATGTTTTCAGGCGCAATCTTAATCGCTTTTTGGCAGTGGCGAATCGCCGCATCAAGGTCTCCAGTTCGCCGGTAGATGACCCCAAGCCCACCGTAAGCATCGGCGAAATTCGGTTCGAGTTGGATCGCTGTTTGATAGGCGGCACTCGCTTTTTCGATCTTACCCTCATGATAGTAAGCGAGTCCTAAATTGTAGTGGCTTTGGACTTTTAAATCGGTGGTTTCTGTTGGATTCCGGGGTGTGTTCTCCGTGTCGTGGATAACCGTCAATGTGTTCTCTAAAACAGCAATGGCTTCACTATATTGCTTGTTGAGCAGGCGCGCGATTCCGTAATTGAGCCAGAGATGCGGGTCCTTATTAAGC
Protein-coding regions in this window:
- a CDS encoding RDD family protein translates to MNEQVSVETPEQIDIEFQQAGIGSRFYAALIDTAVLTLISLVGYYVNRRFISELGDIVGNWLGALGGVIVFALFWGYYMVFEVTTNGQTLGKRVLGLRVIKEGGYPIGFADAAIRNLVRIVDFLPFFYAAGLLCMVINRKWQRLGDLAAGTLVIKTARTALKPTGAGSHAENASISIPPREFIYTAWIQPALVTETEMGVIREYLGRRATLPGPRRLELARVIANPIVERMGVPGFIGYDRFLEEVYMLQTYEELNHIETDS
- a CDS encoding LamG domain-containing protein; the protein is MKVLGIFLLSLGGIVAFSAMSEAVREDDLALYLSFDEAKGDTAKDKSKHGNDGTLHKAKRVKGKIGQAIELEGAPGGWVEVPDSDSLDITDEITLMCWVYPTEFTNEWFRIIVKTWAGDTAPWMVYGFYEQGGSNGKTGFIISVNKGTEKRCGNGPSPQLPPEEWTHLAATYDGSQMKLYYDGEMKVEQDAKGKIDTNDVPVSVGRNSEGNREHYIGLIDEVAIWSVALDEDEINQAMDRVYAVEPEGKLPTRWGALKGGYLRVPKSFTPRGPNWQ
- a CDS encoding tetratricopeptide repeat protein, with the translated sequence MHGWEVEAAQCYRSAVEIAPTEFHWLYYLGLTTYKVNPQAAAQTLAEAIKLDPHYAPAHIYHAAALRSLGHLQQAKVHLETANELDPRNPYASLWLGELALATQQFETAQSHLQRALKLNPEQSEAHAAMAQIARILGETAAATQHAQASRKRTKYTQMHDPRWWDVLKLGVTAQRYAERGNRYLQQGDFKRAVSELEVAISGLNKDPHLWLNYGIARLLNKQYSEAIAVLENTLTVIHDTENTPRNPTETTDLKVQSHYNLGLAYYHEGKIEKASAAYQTAIQLEPNFADAYGGLGVIYRRTGDLDAAIRHCQKAIKIAPENIEFHRNLTQIYWQKRMYDRAAIGYRIILELNPSDESALHHLGIILLSKQEYDEAVSCFQKALQRNPDNALTHGALGTAYYKLGEEDRAIREFREVLRLDPQNQNARKMLERLGQ
- a CDS encoding stage II sporulation protein M, encoding MTATEFIAKKQKSWDELEALLNRSRGASTNQLNRLGYLYRRVTSDLAVARRDFPQDPCVSYLNALTSRAHAAVYQTAPFKRGSLRRFLFFGFPKVFRENLNFIGVAFLMFTLSFAAAYWIALNTPELAEQLVPEHFVSHIKELEDGAWNDTSTENRNLFASFVMTNNIRVAFLAFAGGIIFMVGTAYILVLNGIAIGAVAGLCHTNGVALALWSFVSPHGYIELTTIFIAGGAGLKLGYALIAPSHFTRKRTLTDAARTAIQLLGGCVALLVVAGIIEGFVSPSSLLPSVKIGFGALTGILLFTYLFAAKAH